A stretch of the Paenibacillus dendritiformis genome encodes the following:
- a CDS encoding amino acid ABC transporter permease, giving the protein MDFIGALSPVNIQFLLRGFLITIEVALISIALSFVISVLVGTVRYAKVPVLGKLFAFLVETIRNLPLLLIIFFTYFALPQIGVKLDKFTAAVIALVIFESAMISEIVRGGLNSVEKGLIEAARSSGLSQVQTLRHIVLPIALRRMVPPMVSQFISLLKDTSLAVVIALPELMNHVNIINGQNVNYVIPTFVFAALLYFAVNYVLSIASRKLERKHS; this is encoded by the coding sequence ATGGACTTTATCGGAGCGCTGTCCCCCGTCAATATTCAATTTTTGCTGCGAGGCTTTCTCATTACGATCGAGGTGGCCCTGATCTCGATTGCACTCAGCTTTGTGATCAGCGTCCTGGTCGGCACGGTCCGGTACGCCAAGGTGCCGGTGCTGGGCAAATTATTCGCGTTCCTCGTCGAGACGATTCGCAACCTGCCGCTGCTGCTGATTATCTTTTTTACCTATTTCGCTCTGCCCCAGATCGGCGTCAAGCTTGATAAATTTACGGCCGCAGTCATCGCGCTTGTGATTTTCGAGTCTGCGATGATCTCCGAAATCGTACGGGGCGGACTGAATTCCGTCGAGAAGGGCCTGATTGAAGCCGCCCGTTCTTCCGGCTTATCGCAGGTGCAGACGCTTCGGCATATCGTGCTTCCGATCGCGCTGCGCCGCATGGTGCCGCCCATGGTGAGCCAATTCATCTCCTTGCTGAAAGACACGTCGCTGGCAGTCGTCATTGCGCTGCCGGAGCTGATGAACCATGTCAATATCATTAACGGCCAGAATGTCAACTATGTCATTCCTACGTTCGTGTTCGCGGCGCTGCTGTACTTCGCGGTCAATTACGTGCTGTCGATCGCTTCGCGCAAGCTGGAAAGGAAGCATTCCTGA
- a CDS encoding amino acid ABC transporter permease: MFIQFTVLTEHLDRYIIGLGGTVAASVISLIASFILGAVIAVFRITPIKPLQWFGTAYVEFIRNIPLMLIAFFALVGLPLLTGAILVPFAAGMAALTVYTSAFIAEVIRAGIQAVPAGQMEAARSSGLTYIQAMRHVILPQAIKLVIPPLGNQFLNLVKNSSILTVLSAPDLMYQADLINSDTFDTFSTYIFAAAFYLLLTIPLSFGIRFLEQRYQSGKGVEA; encoded by the coding sequence ATGTTTATTCAATTCACTGTCCTTACCGAGCATCTCGACCGCTACATCATCGGCTTGGGGGGGACCGTTGCAGCCAGCGTCATTTCATTGATTGCGAGCTTTATCCTCGGCGCCGTCATTGCCGTGTTCCGCATTACCCCGATCAAGCCGCTGCAATGGTTCGGCACCGCGTATGTCGAGTTCATTCGCAATATCCCGCTGATGCTGATCGCGTTTTTTGCTCTTGTCGGACTGCCGCTGTTGACGGGCGCCATTCTGGTGCCGTTTGCGGCCGGAATGGCCGCCTTGACGGTGTATACTTCCGCCTTTATCGCGGAGGTGATCCGCGCGGGCATCCAGGCGGTTCCCGCCGGACAGATGGAAGCGGCCCGCTCCTCGGGGCTGACCTATATTCAAGCGATGCGGCATGTCATCCTGCCGCAGGCGATCAAATTAGTCATTCCGCCGTTGGGCAATCAATTTCTGAACCTGGTGAAAAATTCTTCGATCTTGACCGTGCTGTCGGCCCCGGACTTGATGTACCAAGCCGACCTGATTAATTCCGACACCTTCGACACGTTCAGCACGTATATTTTTGCCGCAGCGTTTTACTTGCTTTTGACGATTCCGCTGAGCTTCGGCATTCGTTTCCTGGAACAGAGGTATCAGAGCGGCAAAGGAGTTGAGGCCTAA
- a CDS encoding transporter substrate-binding domain-containing protein, whose product MKRWFKIIGAAVAAALIVSALSACSRTSAGSEGTIEQIKKRGKIIAGVKYDLNLFGLKDPGTGEVQGLDIDIAKQIAKKVLGDENAIELMEVTSKTRIPMLKNGDIDFIIATMTITEERKKEIDFSDVYFTAGQSLLVPVDSPINSIKDLTKDSKVLTAKGSTSAKNIRESAPDAQILEFENYAEAFTALKAGQGHALTTDNALLYGMAQQDNNFRVLDETFTDEPYGIGIRKGDEEFVKLVNDTLKELKDSGEYERIYEKWIGKKPN is encoded by the coding sequence ATGAAACGTTGGTTCAAAATTATCGGCGCCGCCGTAGCCGCCGCCTTGATTGTAAGCGCTTTATCCGCGTGCTCCCGGACGTCTGCCGGAAGCGAAGGAACGATTGAACAGATTAAAAAGAGAGGCAAGATCATTGCCGGGGTGAAGTACGATCTGAATCTGTTCGGGCTGAAGGATCCGGGCACCGGGGAAGTGCAGGGTCTCGATATCGATATCGCGAAGCAAATCGCCAAAAAGGTGCTCGGGGACGAAAACGCCATCGAGCTGATGGAAGTGACGTCCAAGACGCGCATCCCGATGCTGAAGAACGGCGATATCGACTTCATTATCGCGACAATGACGATTACGGAGGAGCGGAAAAAGGAAATCGATTTCTCCGACGTTTATTTTACGGCGGGCCAATCGCTGCTCGTTCCCGTTGACAGCCCGATCAACTCCATCAAGGATCTGACCAAAGATTCGAAAGTGTTGACGGCCAAAGGATCGACATCCGCCAAAAACATTCGCGAATCGGCGCCGGATGCGCAGATCCTCGAATTCGAGAATTATGCGGAGGCATTTACGGCATTGAAAGCGGGCCAAGGCCATGCCTTAACCACCGACAATGCCCTGCTGTACGGAATGGCGCAGCAGGACAACAACTTCCGCGTCCTCGACGAGACCTTCACGGATGAGCCTTATGGCATCGGAATCCGGAAAGGCGATGAAGAATTCGTCAAGCTGGTCAATGACACCTTGAAGGAACTGAAGGACAGCGGCGAATACGAGCGGATTTATGAGAAATGGATCGGCAAAAAACCGAACTAG
- a CDS encoding amino acid ABC transporter ATP-binding protein yields MIQFHQINKHYGKFHVLKDINLSIKQGEVVVVIGPSGSGKSTMVRCINRLETVTDGELIVDGVRVNDKSTDINQLRRNIGMVFQHFNLYPHKTVLENITLAPIQVAGMSRQEAEQAAMLNLEKVGIADKAKAYPSQLSGGQQQRVAIARGLAMKPKIMLFDEPTSALDPETIGEVLDVMRTLAREGMTMVVVTHEMGFAREVADRIVFMDQGRIIEEAAPDDFFSNPREERARVFLSRILNH; encoded by the coding sequence ATGATTCAATTCCATCAAATCAACAAACATTACGGCAAGTTCCACGTGTTGAAGGATATTAACTTATCGATTAAGCAGGGGGAAGTGGTCGTCGTCATCGGACCGAGCGGCTCCGGGAAGAGCACGATGGTACGCTGCATCAACCGTTTGGAAACGGTTACGGACGGCGAACTGATCGTGGACGGCGTTCGGGTCAATGACAAATCCACCGACATCAATCAATTGCGGCGGAATATCGGGATGGTATTCCAGCATTTCAACCTGTACCCTCATAAGACTGTGCTGGAAAACATTACGCTCGCTCCGATACAAGTAGCCGGCATGTCGAGACAGGAAGCCGAGCAGGCGGCGATGCTGAACCTCGAGAAGGTGGGCATTGCCGATAAAGCGAAGGCTTACCCGTCGCAGCTCTCGGGAGGGCAGCAGCAGCGCGTCGCGATTGCGCGCGGCTTGGCGATGAAGCCGAAAATCATGCTGTTCGATGAGCCTACCTCGGCGCTCGATCCGGAGACGATCGGGGAAGTGCTCGATGTCATGAGAACGCTGGCCCGGGAAGGGATGACGATGGTGGTCGTCACCCATGAGATGGGCTTCGCAAGAGAAGTGGCGGACCGCATCGTCTTTATGGATCAAGGACGGATTATTGAAGAGGCGGCGCCGGACGACTTTTTTTCCAATCCGCGGGAGGAGCGGGCGCGCGTATTCCTCAGCCGGATATTAAACCACTAA
- a CDS encoding response regulator transcription factor has translation MEQTIQTVKIMIVDDHALLRAGLKLLLHKKPSFRVVGEAADGVEALRLYEEVQPHLLLLDISMPRLDGIQVLAEIKQRHEQAKVIVLTMHEDEDYITSIMRAGASGYIPKAAVDEELYTAIDSVMSGYVYLRPQETRILVSSMLNQTPPEAEAGDPYRLLSPREIEVLRFLARGYTLAETARELMVSIKTVDTHKSRMMNKLNVTRRSQLVDYAMKHRLLQSGR, from the coding sequence ATGGAACAGACCATACAGACCGTCAAGATCATGATCGTGGATGACCACGCGCTGCTCCGCGCGGGCTTGAAGCTGCTCTTGCACAAAAAGCCGTCCTTCCGGGTGGTGGGGGAAGCCGCCGATGGCGTCGAGGCCCTGCGGCTGTATGAGGAAGTCCAGCCGCATCTCTTGCTGCTCGACATCAGCATGCCGCGCCTGGACGGCATTCAGGTGCTGGCCGAGATCAAGCAGCGGCATGAGCAGGCCAAAGTCATCGTCCTCACCATGCATGAAGACGAGGATTATATTACGTCGATTATGAGGGCGGGAGCCTCCGGTTATATTCCGAAGGCGGCGGTGGATGAAGAATTGTATACGGCCATTGATTCGGTGATGAGCGGCTACGTCTACCTGCGGCCGCAGGAAACGCGGATCCTGGTATCGTCGATGCTCAACCAAACGCCGCCGGAAGCGGAGGCCGGCGATCCTTACCGGCTGCTGAGCCCGCGGGAAATCGAAGTGCTCCGTTTTCTGGCCAGAGGCTATACGCTGGCGGAGACTGCCCGGGAATTGATGGTCAGCATCAAGACGGTCGATACCCATAAGTCAAGAATGATGAATAAGTTGAATGTTACGCGCAGAAGCCAGCTTGTCGACTATGCCATGAAGCACCGTCTTCTGCAGAGCGGACGATAA
- a CDS encoding ATP-binding protein: MRWMGRLRINQKIFGTIFAALIFLALVLGSIIWDSLTSMMAEELKKRGANIAQNIAALSSDYILTDDQFSLHLLITQAQKTNEDVRYILVINSNNGLVGDTFSGQLPLGIRTAHLPDGSNRQQAATLLTDEGRIHDILVPIEGGDVGFVRVGMEETQARSYIFMKIGELIVAALLVCAATAGITYYVTRFITKPINNLVAVATGISAGKLSLRAQVTTGDEVGKLARAFNEMADSLIDSNIEVEKLLTELQHKDRLRDTLILKLLSAQEDERKRISRELHDETSQALTSLMVTMRVLADEAKDAEQRELLYASRDMAAGILREIRDLAVELRPPILDDMGLISAIKKYAQKFEQKHNIAVLLSVPEADIAIGSHIAVALYRILQESLTNVVKHAAATRIEIRMDVSDSRVQLTIRDNGHGIEPEDFARAREQQRIGLYGMKERAELLGGSFHVTTTSAGGTELRATIPLVLEQGDSDGTDHTDRQDHDRG; encoded by the coding sequence ATGAGATGGATGGGGAGGCTTCGCATTAACCAGAAAATATTCGGCACCATCTTTGCCGCTCTCATCTTTCTGGCCTTGGTCCTGGGCTCGATCATTTGGGACTCGCTGACGAGCATGATGGCGGAAGAGCTGAAGAAGCGCGGCGCCAATATTGCGCAAAATATCGCGGCGTTGAGCTCGGATTATATCCTGACGGACGATCAATTTTCGCTTCATCTCCTCATCACCCAGGCCCAGAAGACGAACGAAGATGTTCGCTACATCCTGGTGATCAACAGCAATAACGGCTTGGTCGGCGACACCTTCTCCGGACAGCTGCCGCTAGGCATCCGGACCGCGCACCTGCCCGATGGCTCGAACCGCCAGCAGGCGGCCACGCTGCTAACGGATGAAGGCCGCATTCATGATATCCTGGTTCCCATCGAGGGGGGAGATGTCGGATTCGTTCGGGTTGGCATGGAGGAGACGCAGGCACGGTCCTATATTTTTATGAAAATCGGAGAGCTGATTGTCGCGGCCTTATTGGTATGCGCGGCCACGGCCGGCATTACGTATTACGTGACCCGCTTCATCACGAAGCCGATCAACAATCTTGTTGCCGTGGCGACCGGAATATCGGCCGGGAAGCTGTCTCTGCGGGCGCAGGTGACGACCGGCGACGAGGTAGGGAAGCTGGCGCGGGCGTTCAATGAAATGGCGGATAGTCTGATTGACTCCAACATTGAAGTCGAGAAGCTGCTGACCGAGCTGCAGCATAAGGACCGGCTGCGGGATACGCTGATTTTGAAGCTGCTGTCCGCGCAGGAGGATGAGAGAAAGAGAATCTCGCGCGAGCTGCACGATGAGACGAGCCAGGCGCTCACGTCGCTGATGGTGACGATGCGCGTGCTGGCGGATGAAGCGAAGGATGCCGAGCAGCGGGAGCTGCTGTATGCCAGCCGGGATATGGCGGCCGGAATTTTGCGGGAGATCCGGGATTTGGCGGTGGAGTTAAGACCGCCGATTCTGGACGATATGGGATTGATCTCCGCAATCAAGAAATATGCGCAAAAATTCGAACAGAAGCACAACATTGCGGTGCTGCTGTCCGTTCCCGAAGCGGATATCGCCATCGGCAGCCATATCGCGGTCGCCTTGTACCGGATTTTGCAGGAAAGCTTGACCAATGTCGTGAAGCATGCGGCGGCGACCCGGATCGAGATCAGGATGGACGTCTCCGATTCCCGGGTGCAATTGACGATTCGGGACAATGGCCATGGCATCGAGCCGGAAGATTTCGCCAGGGCGCGCGAGCAGCAGCGGATCGGATTATACGGCATGAAGGAAAGAGCCGAGCTGCTGGGCGGTTCCTTCCATGTGACAACGACGAGTGCCGGCGGGACCGAGCTGCGGGCAACCATCCCGTTAGTACTGGAACAGGGGGACAGTGATGGAACAGACCATACAGACCGTCAAGATCATGATCGTGGATGA
- the phnD gene encoding phosphate/phosphite/phosphonate ABC transporter substrate-binding protein encodes MKNRRIRLPRAKGMLLLLLLAAMISGCTSGRSGYQIVFAETESTPPDSRDDSPPPLRVAISSVLSPADTINSYRAIADYVGDKLNRPAILIQRKSYNEITMLMMNGGADIALLSSGAYLTYKQKKAEGLEAIAMQERMGVPYYYGYLVVNRDSGMTDLNDLKGKSIAITDPASYSSYFFISERLAEFEETPEHFFGRYVYTYNHDSSLKAVIDRVVDAAAVNSLVYEQAKRKNPELADSLHIIAKSKPAGTSPVVISSSLPDEEKQMVKELFLSMHEQEAMKPALEGLFIDRFVPFDPRLYETAYRGKQMSRGRL; translated from the coding sequence ATGAAGAATAGAAGGATCAGGCTGCCGAGGGCAAAGGGAATGCTGCTTCTGCTTTTGCTTGCCGCGATGATATCGGGCTGCACGTCGGGGCGCTCCGGTTATCAGATTGTGTTCGCCGAGACGGAAAGTACGCCGCCCGATTCCCGAGACGATTCGCCGCCCCCGCTTCGCGTGGCGATTTCCAGTGTGCTGTCGCCGGCCGATACGATCAATTCCTATCGGGCCATTGCCGATTATGTAGGAGATAAGCTGAACCGGCCCGCGATCCTGATTCAGCGCAAGAGCTATAATGAAATTACGATGTTAATGATGAATGGCGGGGCCGATATTGCTCTGCTGTCGTCAGGGGCCTATCTGACCTACAAGCAAAAGAAGGCCGAGGGGCTGGAAGCGATTGCGATGCAGGAACGAATGGGCGTGCCGTATTATTATGGCTATCTGGTCGTCAATCGCGACAGCGGGATGACGGATCTTAACGATTTGAAGGGGAAAAGCATCGCCATTACCGATCCTGCGAGCTACTCGAGCTACTTTTTTATCAGTGAGCGGCTGGCCGAATTCGAGGAAACGCCGGAGCATTTTTTCGGACGCTACGTCTATACCTACAATCATGACAGCTCGCTTAAGGCCGTCATTGACAGGGTCGTGGATGCCGCGGCGGTGAACAGCCTGGTCTATGAGCAGGCCAAGCGCAAAAATCCGGAGCTGGCCGATTCCCTGCATATTATCGCCAAGTCGAAGCCGGCGGGCACCAGTCCGGTTGTCATCAGCAGCAGCTTGCCGGATGAAGAGAAACAGATGGTAAAAGAACTTTTTCTCTCCATGCATGAGCAGGAAGCGATGAAGCCGGCGCTGGAGGGGCTGTTCATTGATCGGTTCGTGCCCTTCGATCCGCGGCTGTATGAGACCGCTTACAGAGGGAAGCAGATGTCGCGAGGCCGCCTATGA
- the pgtP gene encoding phosphoglycerate transporter PgtP encodes MISFLKPRVSAAKVPPEQVQKTYKRFRIQSLMGVFFGYMAYYIVRNNFALSTPHLQNDLHLSATEVGLLSSCMLIAYGISKGLMSSLADKADPKRYMALGLLMCALVNIMLGFSTAFWMFAALVILNGIFQGMGVGPSFITIANWFPRRQRGVVGAIWNISHNVGGGIVAPVVGVGFAMLGQEHWQAASYQVPAAVAIVFALIVLALTKGSPVNEGLPPLNEIVPDESEPAASASSASKPPEDMSVWQIFKNYVLFNKNAWFVSFVDVFVYMVRFGIISWLPIYLLNVKHFTKAEMSVAFLFFEWAAIPSTLLVGYISDRFFKGYRMPPAIIAMIMIFFCIIGYWQSGSLLVTTIFAAIIGCLIYIPQFLASVQTLEVVPPFAVGSAVGLRGFMSYILGASLGTTLFGFMVDRVGWNGGFYVLLTAVILCIVFCILTHMGAKEMERAKQEAVKP; translated from the coding sequence ATGATTTCATTTTTGAAGCCTAGAGTAAGCGCTGCCAAGGTGCCGCCGGAGCAAGTCCAAAAAACGTATAAGCGCTTCCGGATCCAATCCTTGATGGGTGTTTTCTTCGGCTATATGGCCTATTACATCGTTCGGAACAATTTTGCGTTATCGACGCCGCATCTCCAGAACGATCTCCACCTCAGCGCGACGGAAGTCGGGCTGCTGAGCAGCTGCATGCTCATTGCGTACGGCATCAGCAAAGGCCTGATGAGCAGTCTGGCCGACAAGGCCGATCCGAAAAGGTATATGGCCCTCGGTCTTCTCATGTGTGCATTGGTCAATATTATGTTGGGCTTCTCAACGGCATTTTGGATGTTCGCCGCACTCGTTATTTTGAACGGCATATTCCAAGGAATGGGCGTCGGCCCCAGCTTCATCACGATCGCGAACTGGTTCCCGCGCAGACAGCGAGGCGTCGTCGGCGCGATCTGGAACATCTCGCATAATGTCGGCGGCGGCATCGTGGCGCCTGTCGTCGGGGTCGGCTTCGCCATGCTGGGCCAGGAGCACTGGCAAGCGGCAAGCTATCAAGTGCCTGCGGCGGTCGCGATCGTGTTCGCCCTGATCGTATTGGCCCTGACCAAGGGCTCTCCGGTCAACGAAGGCTTGCCGCCGCTGAACGAGATCGTCCCGGATGAATCCGAGCCGGCCGCATCGGCCTCCTCCGCTTCCAAGCCGCCGGAGGATATGTCGGTCTGGCAAATTTTCAAAAATTATGTCCTGTTCAACAAAAACGCCTGGTTCGTCTCGTTCGTAGACGTATTCGTCTATATGGTGCGCTTCGGCATTATTAGCTGGCTGCCAATCTATCTTTTGAACGTGAAACATTTCACTAAGGCGGAAATGAGCGTCGCCTTTCTCTTTTTCGAATGGGCGGCCATCCCTTCCACGCTCCTGGTCGGCTACATATCGGACCGGTTCTTCAAGGGCTACCGCATGCCGCCGGCCATTATCGCCATGATCATGATTTTCTTCTGTATCATCGGCTACTGGCAGAGCGGTTCGCTGCTGGTCACGACGATATTCGCGGCCATCATCGGATGCCTGATTTACATTCCGCAGTTCCTCGCGTCCGTGCAGACATTGGAGGTCGTGCCGCCCTTCGCCGTTGGATCGGCGGTTGGTTTGCGCGGATTTATGAGCTATATTTTGGGCGCTTCCTTGGGAACGACGCTCTTCGGCTTCATGGTAGACCGGGTGGGCTGGAACGGCGGCTTCTACGTATTGCTGACTGCCGTAATATTGTGCATTGTTTTCTGCATTCTGACCCATATGGGGGCCAAGGAAATGGAACGCGCCAAGCAGGAAGCGGTGAAACCGTAA
- a CDS encoding transglutaminase domain-containing protein, with amino-acid sequence MYDADVREGGGYDEGMAFRKRPRRRSPFSVMRMLLLGCFIVSVVAGLALWPTVEARPFEVVLNDAEAMTNWFEERFTQREGISSFRYEGSTDALTAQVTEALSAALHSDPFIRYNVSKYSFQWKGSADHALVTVYVEYRETREQTQFVLNRAREIVQEITAPDDSPHQKVRAIHDYVVSHLTYDEGMTKFTAYEALTEGKTVCQGYALLVHAMLREAGIPGQIIEGEAGGTLHAWNLVQLDGSWYHLDATWDDPLPNRGKQIRYTYYLRTDEEMGGDHIWEAGQAPAADRAYALAVDRMKAEGGALSGFARELEKVWSPDVLLADRAVHDAPALAERFQTARDAGRERMQIRYEGDELQLRSDLHDMVAMLGLAAPLEYRVSSLTNSEDRIVEITIPASP; translated from the coding sequence TTGTATGATGCAGACGTGCGAGAGGGCGGGGGATACGATGAGGGAATGGCCTTCCGGAAGCGGCCAAGACGTCGCTCCCCGTTCTCCGTTATGCGTATGCTGCTTCTGGGCTGCTTCATCGTCAGCGTCGTGGCTGGACTGGCCTTGTGGCCGACGGTGGAAGCCCGCCCCTTCGAGGTCGTGCTGAATGACGCAGAGGCGATGACGAATTGGTTCGAGGAACGGTTTACGCAGCGGGAGGGCATTTCCTCTTTCCGTTATGAAGGCAGCACCGACGCGCTGACCGCGCAGGTGACGGAAGCTCTGTCCGCCGCGCTTCATTCCGATCCATTTATCAGGTACAATGTAAGCAAGTATTCGTTCCAATGGAAAGGGAGCGCCGATCATGCGCTCGTCACCGTATATGTGGAATACAGAGAAACGCGGGAACAAACACAGTTCGTCTTGAACCGGGCCCGCGAGATCGTGCAGGAGATTACGGCTCCGGATGATTCGCCGCATCAGAAGGTAAGAGCGATACACGACTATGTCGTAAGTCATCTCACCTATGACGAGGGAATGACCAAGTTCACGGCGTACGAAGCGCTGACCGAGGGCAAGACCGTGTGCCAGGGCTATGCGCTGCTGGTACATGCCATGCTGCGAGAGGCTGGCATTCCGGGCCAAATTATCGAAGGCGAGGCGGGCGGAACCCTGCATGCCTGGAATCTCGTGCAGCTCGACGGTTCCTGGTACCACTTGGACGCAACCTGGGACGACCCGCTGCCGAACCGGGGCAAGCAGATCCGGTACACGTATTATTTGCGCACCGATGAAGAGATGGGGGGCGATCATATCTGGGAGGCGGGGCAGGCCCCGGCTGCCGATCGGGCCTACGCGCTGGCCGTCGATCGGATGAAGGCGGAAGGCGGCGCGCTAAGCGGCTTCGCCCGCGAGCTGGAGAAGGTATGGAGCCCGGACGTGCTCCTGGCCGACCGGGCCGTTCATGACGCCCCCGCCTTGGCCGAACGGTTCCAGACGGCCCGCGATGCCGGCCGCGAACGAATGCAGATTCGCTATGAAGGGGATGAACTGCAGCTTCGATCGGATCTGCATGATATGGTGGCGATGCTCGGACTTGCCGCTCCGCTGGAATACCGCGTCTCGTCGCTGACGAACAGCGAGGACCGGATCGTGGAGATTACGATTCCGGCTTCGCCCTAA
- a CDS encoding alpha/beta hydrolase, which yields MTELTDIWSYSMGAMAALGCLAGGTWTLAVKSQSPRQVPVRKEPERPFERISFDGCATLRGWFVWGKGNTPAKRAPVIIICHGWGSNRERVLRYAYPLADAGFNLLLYDVSSHGDSGAVKAPSPLLFRDDLLAAVRYVRTRPDIEPDRIGVLGHSLGGFGAVMALDCGLDVQALVTDSMPARPLTLVAAELRRRRLPSFPLATVIPRIWLYRSQIPVSVYEELDLARSLSDNEARTEGRVPVLMVHSLGDGFIPAGELEGILSRLGYPQQHVFVDSPGHSCSEQDPRFWQEVLPFFRWRLGLSAEMPCCYPERASAAQRTLLT from the coding sequence ATGACAGAGCTAACTGATATATGGTCCTACAGCATGGGAGCGATGGCCGCGCTGGGCTGCCTCGCCGGAGGAACCTGGACGCTCGCGGTGAAGAGCCAGTCGCCGCGGCAAGTGCCGGTGCGGAAGGAGCCGGAGCGCCCGTTCGAGCGCATCTCCTTCGACGGATGCGCCACGCTGCGGGGCTGGTTCGTATGGGGCAAGGGGAACACTCCGGCAAAGCGCGCTCCGGTCATTATCATTTGCCACGGATGGGGATCCAACCGCGAGCGCGTGCTTCGCTATGCGTACCCGCTGGCGGATGCCGGCTTCAATCTGCTGCTGTATGATGTGAGCAGCCATGGCGACAGCGGGGCGGTCAAGGCCCCTTCGCCGCTTCTGTTCCGCGATGACCTGCTCGCTGCGGTTCGTTATGTGCGTACCCGTCCCGACATCGAGCCGGATCGAATCGGGGTGCTCGGCCATTCGTTGGGCGGCTTCGGCGCCGTTATGGCGCTGGATTGCGGTCTCGATGTGCAGGCGCTGGTGACGGATTCCATGCCTGCGCGCCCGCTGACTCTGGTCGCTGCGGAGCTGCGCCGGCGGCGGCTGCCGTCTTTTCCGCTCGCCACGGTCATTCCGCGCATCTGGCTGTACCGCTCCCAGATTCCCGTCTCGGTGTATGAAGAGCTCGATCTGGCCCGCTCGCTGTCCGACAACGAGGCCCGTACGGAAGGCCGGGTGCCTGTGTTGATGGTGCACTCCCTGGGGGACGGCTTCATCCCGGCCGGAGAGCTGGAGGGAATTCTGTCCCGGCTGGGGTATCCGCAGCAGCACGTGTTCGTAGACAGTCCGGGGCATAGCTGCTCGGAGCAGGATCCCCGCTTCTGGCAGGAGGTGCTCCCGTTCTTCCGCTGGCGCCTCGGGCTGTCGGCCGAGATGCCTTGTTGTTATCCGGAGCGGGCATCTGCGGCGCAGCGGACATTATTGACTTGA
- a CDS encoding FlxA-like family protein: MNVSAVSAGGLVSYGSSAASGIDRQIERLNKRKAVIAEKMLAVATGDDEQKVKDEKIKALKMEMQVIDMQIQQLLKKKMEMEKNKQDPSKADTGDIGPSISDLIQPDEKPQGNSVFIDMKL, encoded by the coding sequence ATGAATGTATCTGCGGTATCTGCAGGCGGTCTAGTAAGCTACGGCAGCAGTGCGGCCAGCGGCATCGACCGGCAGATTGAAAGGCTGAACAAACGAAAGGCTGTCATTGCGGAGAAAATGTTGGCCGTCGCCACCGGCGACGACGAGCAAAAAGTGAAAGACGAAAAGATAAAGGCGCTCAAGATGGAGATGCAGGTCATTGACATGCAAATTCAGCAGCTATTGAAGAAAAAAATGGAGATGGAGAAGAACAAACAAGATCCGTCCAAAGCGGACACGGGAGATATAGGGCCTTCGATCAGCGACTTGATTCAACCCGACGAGAAGCCGCAAGGCAACTCTGTTTTTATTGATATGAAGCTGTAG
- a CDS encoding bifunctional 4-hydroxy-2-oxoglutarate aldolase/2-dehydro-3-deoxy-phosphogluconate aldolase, whose product MEYPDRKEDLTSLMLQERIVAIFRGYTGDTADRAGEALVSGGIRFMEVTMNTDGAPDIIRRWRDRFEGRAFIGAGTVLDTGMARTAMDAGAEFLISPNLDEAVIDYAAGRGVDVWPGVLTPTEIVRAWNAGAKAVKLFPLGTLGPNYIREIRGPLSHIPIMATGGVDLSTMEAYAEAGASAFGLGSKLIRSEDIRAGHYAALAEHAARFVRLARTLG is encoded by the coding sequence ATGGAGTATCCGGACCGCAAGGAAGATCTGACGTCACTCATGCTGCAGGAACGGATTGTCGCCATATTCCGCGGCTATACCGGAGACACGGCCGATCGGGCCGGGGAAGCGCTGGTATCCGGCGGGATACGGTTCATGGAGGTTACGATGAACACCGATGGCGCCCCGGATATCATCCGCCGATGGCGCGATCGGTTCGAGGGCCGGGCCTTTATCGGCGCCGGCACCGTGCTGGATACCGGTATGGCCCGTACGGCCATGGACGCGGGAGCGGAGTTCCTCATCTCGCCGAATCTGGACGAGGCCGTCATCGATTATGCTGCCGGGCGCGGCGTCGATGTCTGGCCGGGCGTGCTGACCCCGACCGAGATCGTGCGGGCGTGGAATGCCGGGGCCAAGGCGGTGAAGCTCTTCCCGCTCGGCACGCTCGGGCCGAATTATATCCGCGAGATTCGCGGCCCGCTGTCCCATATTCCGATCATGGCGACAGGCGGCGTCGATCTGTCGACGATGGAAGCTTATGCCGAGGCCGGCGCCTCCGCGTTCGGGCTCGGTTCGAAGCTCATCCGGAGCGAGGACATCCGTGCCGGCCATTATGCCGCGCTGGCTGAGCATGCAGCCCGCTTCGTTCGGCTGGCCAGAACATTGGGATAG